AGATATGTGAAAGatttttattactaatatttatggattaattataataaatgatatttcatttaatatttGTGCTACATAATTATTTGGATGTAATGGCAGTTTAcgtgtgtgtgtttgtatacAAAGTATATTATTCAACATTTAATAATTTTCATTATaagtttttaattgttttttcatTTATTGGTAATAGTGTTTCAttattgaattatatatatttgtaattatATATTGATGGTGTGTGTTTGCAGTTTAGTTTTTGTAGTATTAGATATGTGAAAGAtttttattactagtatttatggattaattataataaatgatatttcatttaatatttGTGCTACATAATTATTTGgaattatataaattttggatgaaaatataaTGTGTCGTGCactagtaaaaataataatatagaagagTCTCCTCtactttataataataaaaaatgagtactccctccgtcataTTCAAGAAGACAACGTTTCcctttttgtttgtcccaatcaagacgGTCACTTTCCAGTTTTGGAAATAACCTCCTCTCTCATCtctccttattaaaatattcaactacctttttttctctctactttattccacctaacaacgcttcctaaaatcccgtgccattCAAGAATGTGGTCATCTTGAGTAGGGGTGGGTCGACACGAGATATTGTATCGAAAACGTTGCATCgtgtatcgtatcgaaaatatcggtatgaaagaatttcatatcgttatcgtatcgaaagttttgatatatcgaatttcgatctatcgaactttcgatatatcgtactgAAATTCGATATACCGTTCAGAACGATATATTAAAGATCGATACTTCAATATCGTATCgaaatttcaatatatttctATATACACAGTATATATCGATAATTCAATATGTATTGATTTTCAATATAATTCGCTAtaccgaaaatatcgatatcattcgtatattcgatataaaacgatatatcgcggTATAAgcaaattcatatcgttatcgtatcgaaaacttacgatacggtattgtatcgtatcgaaaattacgatataccgaaaattcgataaattttcgatattttttaatacgatacgagcgatatatcattttttaagtatttttctCCAGCCCTAATCTTGAGTGGGACAGaggtagtattaattttataataatatgtgagtaaaataaattactttaaaaaatagtaaatgtACCAACAATGATACAGGTGAAaggataaaaaagaaaaattgatactTCCTCTGTCCGTGATTAAATGTTCCATATTTGAccggcacagattttaagaaattgtttgactttatgtagaaaaagtggatagaaaagttagtggaatgtgaatcctacttttattattaattttatgatagaatgtgagtgaaatgagttagtgaaatataacatttatttatcaaataaagtaaaagtgaaatgagacatttaacgATGGCGGACAAAAAAGACAAATGGAACATTTGACGGCGGACGAGGGAGTACATTTAACCAGCAgtatatgtttattttattttatttggagTACATGTTTATTCTATTCTATTCTCCAAATCCAATTTACTTCGCATTCGGTGTTCGTTGCTTGTCTCCATTTCTAACAGATGAAATGAAACCAGTCTAGGCTCCCTTTCCTTTCGATTTAGTGTTTAGGGTTTCGCTTTCATTCATCGACGTCGAAAATTAAGTTAACCGCGCATAATGGCTGCCGATGCGGACTCCACTGCCGGGGTTGCGGCGATTCAGGACGTGAACGTAAACATCCGATGCTCAAACGGCTCTAAATTTTCGGTGAAAACCACCCTCGAATCGACGGTCGCAGAATTCAAAGATGTTTTGGCGCACAATTGCGATGTTCCTGCTGAACAACAGCGGTTGATCTACAGGGGCCGGATCTTGAAAGATGACCAAACCCTAGCCAGTTATGGTATACTAATCCACTTTGAACTCTGTTCGCTTCAGTATTCTTTTTTTGCTCCttatgatatattttttgttagATTAAACAATTCAGTTTCTGAGCTGTTGCTTACGTTCAATCGAGTGAATTCATAAATTGAATGCTGGCAATTTTTTTGGAAGAGAATTATGTGCTAAAAGGAAAAATTCGTATAATGGGTAACATAATCATGGAAACTATTCTGGTATTTCGAATTTGCACGTGGAAGTTCGAATTTTAATAGTGAATTACGGATAACTCTTTATGTTATGTATTTTGTGGCGAAGCCTGATCAGAGGCATTTAGATATGGGATACTGTTAGCTGAACTTAAACATAAACAACTGGAACATTGTTTTCGCATATGGGTATGCTCTGTCGCTTACATCCATATTTGCACCCAGATCCTGTAGTCTTTTGTTTTTCACTGCCTTCTAAGTATGGGCTTGTTTCACTCTCGAATAGGTTTGCAGGTAGATCACACTATTCACATGGTTCATGGTTCTGCACCAGCTGCTGCATCTTCTCCTGTTCCCGTTTCTACTGGTGCTGGGAACACCAACACTACTGCTGCAACTCAAGGTGGTGGTGTGAATCCCGGGGGCACTGGGGTGGCTGATACGGGTGCATCCTTGTTTCCAGGGCTTGGCTTAGGTGGACTAGGTGGTACTGGGGGGGCATCTGGATTATTTAGAGCTGGACTTCCAGAATTTGAACAGGTGCAGCAACAACTAACTCAAAATCCTAACATGATGAGGGACATAATGAACATGCCTGCCATTCAGAGTTTGATGAACAACCCTGAGATTATGCGCAGCCTAATTATGAGTAACCCTCAAATGCGCGAGATAATTGATCGGAACCCTGAACTTGCTCACATATTGAATGATCCTAGTGTCCTTCGACAAACATTGGAAGCAGCAAGGAACCCTGAGCTAATGCGTGAAATGATGCGAAACACTGACAGAGCGATGAGCAACATTGAATCATCTCCTGAGGGATTCAATATGCTCAGGCGCATGTACGAAAATGTGCAAGAACCCTTCCTCAATGCAACAACCATAGGTGGTAATGCTGCATCTGATGCTGGATCTAATCCATTTGCCGCTCTCCTCGGGAACCAAGGGGGCTTACAAACTAGAGATGGAGCTTATTCAACAAGTGCAACTGAAACGGGAACAGCTGTTCCAAATGTCAATCCACTTCCCAATCCATGGAGCAATACTGGTAAGATAGgacttattttaatttgttaaagGCGTTGgttgtttatttgaatttagTGTTATATGTAAAAACTTCAACTCTTCAAGATGACACTTTATAAGAATCAGatggagtaatttatttatGCACTTTATCTGAATCCTTGACTTTTTGTATTCTCTGGTTCTTAGTTTCTTATTACTCTATTTTATTCACCTCACAGAAAAAAGTCACATTTGCAATTGCTTGTTATTTAACTAATCATAATTTGGTACCAAGTCCTTTTGCCTATGAATCCTGAATCCTGATATTCTTGTACTTGTTAGTATCTGCATATATCAATATGTATTACTTGGCGGTGTGTACCTTAGTTTCTGAACTGTTGGTTTAGGAGGTTCTCAAACAACCAATGCTACCAGACGTAATCTAACTGGAGATACAAGGCCACCTCCAATTACTGGACTGGGAGGACTTGGTCTTCCTGATTTAGAGCGTACAGGCATGAGTGATCCTGCTACATTTGGTCAGCTGTTGCAAAATCCGGCTGTGTCTCTGATGATGCAGAGCTTGCTTTCCAACCCTCAACACATGGAACAAGTACTACAACAGTTGCAGCACATTGATTGCAATCTTATTCTGGGTAtatttttacttgaattacaattttattgcaGCTCATGGGTCTGAACCCTCAACTGCGAAGCATGCTTGACACGAACCCTCAATTAAGAGAAATGATGCAAAACCCAGAACTTATTCGACAGTTGACCTCATCTGATATGATGCAGGTATATCCACATTATTTTTTCACTCAACTTCTCTGAATTATGGCTTTTTCTTGGTTGGGTTTATTGTTTTAATATGGGAAATAGGTGTTTGTGTACTTGACTGCATCATGGAACGGAAAAATTCTCTGGAGTATCTGCTCGTATGAATTTTTTGTTTCTGGTATAGTTGATGACCGGATGGTTAAGTCTGGCTTAAAAGTGTGCTTGCATTTTGATGTAATGGAAAACTTTATATGCAGAAAGGTGGTTTCAAGATACAAATTCCATAAAGATGCATGCATGCATATGTATGCTATTTTTGGCACCTGATATTATTAAAATCAaatgtgtacttttatttttttatttttgtcactAATGCATATCATTTAACCATATATCTGATAAGACAATTGGTTATATTATGGCAAAATATATGCTTAAATTATTTTGGCCCATACTGGTTGCATAGTGAGCCAATTACAGTTGCCATACTAGTTTGGACTTTGGATATAAGTTCTTATTTTAAGACATGTATGCTGGAAGATGCACACAAATTTTGGTACCAGATATTCAAAATTATTAAAGTGAAATAtgcttaatttttaattgtctGTCACTAATATAGTATTATGTAAAATATTTGCTCAAATCATACTGGTTGCATGGTGAGTCGATTACACTTGTCATGTGGTTTATGTATACTCTTAGATGACCCAATTACATGAAAATGCTGTTAACTACTCTGGCTGTGTATATAATAAAAAACTAATTATTTGGTAGTTTTGTCACAATTTCCTATGCAATAAACCTGGTTGTTTCATCTGTAAATTTTACTCAATTTAAGCTGATGGCTAACCTCTATTTCTCCTTAATATTTACTCTTTATGGTTGTTAAATTGCTACTCCCTCTgttcgcgaataggagtcccatttcaTTCCGgaacaagttttaagaaatgttaagaaaagtgggtggaagaaagttagtggaatatgggtgcCACTtgtatttattagttttaaatgatatgtaagttgaatgagttggtggaatatggggcctctttaccatttatggtaattctgaaccgggactcctattcgcggacggaccaaaatggcaaaacggGACAcctattcgcagacggagggagtagttcatTGTTCAATTCCCATCCCTATTCTTTGCTTTTGGAAAATTACAACTTTGGATTTGGAGTATAAGTTTGATTATAATCTGCTTAATAGTATTTCCTTCTTTTAACTGTGATGATAATCTATGCtctttttccttattttcaGCAAATGATGGCTTTGCAGCAACAACTTACTCGGCTACGGTCAACCCCGTGAGTCAGAAAAAACTTATTTCCATTTAATGCTAGACATCCATACTTAAGGAATCACTTATAAACGATAGTGCATAGATTGGTTTTACGTGAGATATGGCCGCATTTCATGTCTTGTCCTTGTAAATTAGTAACAGTTCTTGTTCctgaaagtgaagaaagtcaACTTAATCAACTGGTTAAAGTTGTCACAGCCAACTGCTGAACATGCCATCCCTAATTTGTTTCATTCTAAGCTTTATTCATTCGTGTATAAGGCATTGTTATAACCTATTGAATCCCCTTTTGCAGGGATGGAGACCAGACTAATCAAAATAGAGGTACAAAGCAACCTTGTGTCTCTTTATTTATGCAGGAACACAAAACAATAAGTGTGATCACATCTATATCTCTCCTTGTGGTGCAATTAAGTATTCCAATGCCACAACCTTGATGCAGGAACACAAAATAATATGGGTTTGGACATGCTGATGAATATGTTCGGTGGACTCGGAGCTGGTGGCTTTGCTGTTCCTAATTCCC
This sequence is a window from Salvia splendens isolate huo1 chromosome 5, SspV2, whole genome shotgun sequence. Protein-coding genes within it:
- the LOC121806008 gene encoding ubiquitin domain-containing protein DSK2b-like isoform X1; translation: MAADADSTAGVAAIQDVNVNIRCSNGSKFSVKTTLESTVAEFKDVLAHNCDVPAEQQRLIYRGRILKDDQTLASYGLQVDHTIHMVHGSAPAAASSPVPVSTGAGNTNTTAATQGGGVNPGGTGVADTGASLFPGLGLGGLGGTGGASGLFRAGLPEFEQVQQQLTQNPNMMRDIMNMPAIQSLMNNPEIMRSLIMSNPQMREIIDRNPELAHILNDPSVLRQTLEAARNPELMREMMRNTDRAMSNIESSPEGFNMLRRMYENVQEPFLNATTIGGNAASDAGSNPFAALLGNQGGLQTRDGAYSTSATETGTAVPNVNPLPNPWSNTGGSQTTNATRRNLTGDTRPPPITGLGGLGLPDLERTGMSDPATFGQLLQNPAVSLMMQSLLSNPQHMEQLMGLNPQLRSMLDTNPQLREMMQNPELIRQLTSSDMMQQMMALQQQLTRLRSTPDGDQTNQNRGTQNNMGLDMLMNMFGGLGAGGFAVPNSPDGPPEEVYATQLSQLQEMGFFNTEENIRALRATSGNVHAAVERLLGSLGQ
- the LOC121806008 gene encoding ubiquitin domain-containing protein DSK2b-like isoform X2; its protein translation is MAADADSTAGVAAIQDVNVNIRCSNGSKFSVKTTLESTVAEFKDVLAHNCDVPAEQQRLIYRGRILKDDQTLASYGLQVDHTIHMVHGSAPAAASSPVPVSTGAGNTNTTAATQGGGVNPGGTGVADTGASLFPGLGLGGLGGTGGASGLFRAGLPEFEQVQQQLTQNPNMMRDIMNMPAIQSLMNNPEIMRSLIMSNPQMREIIDRNPELAHILNDPSVLRQTLEAARNPELMREMMRNTDRAMSNIESSPEGFNMLRRMYENVQEPFLNATTIGGNAASDAGSNPFAALLGNQGGLQTRDGAYSTSATETGTAVPNVNPLPNPWSNTGSQTTNATRRNLTGDTRPPPITGLGGLGLPDLERTGMSDPATFGQLLQNPAVSLMMQSLLSNPQHMEQLMGLNPQLRSMLDTNPQLREMMQNPELIRQLTSSDMMQQMMALQQQLTRLRSTPDGDQTNQNRGTQNNMGLDMLMNMFGGLGAGGFAVPNSPDGPPEEVYATQLSQLQEMGFFNTEENIRALRATSGNVHAAVERLLGSLGQ